cacCATGGCATAATTCAGTTTCAATCGATCATTCTGATCAGTTCATTATGCAACGGTTTCACGAAAGCCACTGATACTAAACTGTTCTATTTAATATTactttcatttctttttaaacaatCACTAAGAGCTTTTTTTCGCTATTACCAAAAGGATCTTTGTTGTGCCATTTCTTCAAGCAGACCATCTTTTGTATTTTCGAGCAACAAATGGCTATAAACActagaaattattcaaaataattcacaaaattatcGGTGATTGTATAACCAAATAATTTGTCTTCCAAAgccaaaaatgcatttttaattaataatatttaaataaaaaaataaaaacgaaaaaatcaatttttaaagacacagtaattttaaaattaagccataaaaaaatttttaattaattttaattattattattattagatcaTAAGCGTATAAAGAAAtaacgattttataaaataaaaatttaaaaaaaaaaagttaaaaaaaatatggctGGACAAATCAGATTTTtgagaatattataataatctcAAATCCACTTTTGCCTTGTTAGAATAGTTATATTTTGAgccaaaattttatgtattgttattataaaaatattatataatactttttaatttctatagctaaaaaaaagaaaaaaacaaataaaattaaaaaataagatgaacttcttcaaaatttctatacatttaaaatatcagGGTGTTATCATGAAAAACATACAaggttttatttcgaaaaaatttttaaattttatttgcgtTGACGActatttgttttaatacaacaaaagtttgCGAAACTGATTTAAGAAActatcattattaattatttaaatagtttagtGTAAATTCTGaaagcaaaatatttaaatgtgcagGAGTCACGAAGGACCataatcgaattttatttaaagtcgtATAAAccagattttcaaaaaataaatctttaattttttcttttctattgaTTGATCTTAAAATACTACTCAACGGAAGTTCAGATGATTAATTAATTGacccaaaattttatcaaaaactatacAGTTTCGATGGAAAACTTTGTCATTTTAAAATCcttcccatttttttttaaatgaaacttctTTTCACGCACCACTCAACAAGAAAAACACAGAGAGTGAATCGGCCCAAAAAATGCGAcgtcatcaaataaaaaattattttgttaataaaagtacaaaaattctaCTCACTTCCGCAACACAGAATATACTTCCGTTGTTAATTGATTCAACATGACGTTATTTTCTTAAGTTATTGAGAAGTTGTTGATCCTTAGCCTCCTTAGGAAGACGACGTGATCACTAATTGACTACTAAGAGACATGGTTTTTTGGTTTATCCAATGCAGGATTTAGACAAACAAAATGACTGTCTTGAGCAAAAGAATTTgagaatatatcaaaattttatttaaaattcaagcgTGTCTTAAATCAGtttccaaattaatttattatgatttcattttctagttttcataaaaaattttagttcgaCAATTGTCATACAGGAAACAGCACAGTATTTACAAGATACAGCGCTTTCGCAATGATTAATATTACTTGCGAGAAAGAAAtgtatttgtttgaaattctaTTGACGTTgttataaatcaaaatcaaaattttaaaaaataacttcttaTAGTTaacaaattgtattaaaaaaaaaaaaacaaaaaaaacaaaaatacctctATATTACATACTACATAGTAGTTTGTATATGGAAGTAACAAAATAATCAGCAGAACACcaattaaactaatatttaaaaaaaaaaaaatatttaacaaaaaatactgTGTAAAAAGTATTTCCAGTACTTGCAATCGGctgttagataaaaaaaaatattttaaaaaatgaaaaataaaatcaatgttaaatgtTTCGTTTTTGTATTCAAGATCAAAAATATGATGCaaataatgttttcaataaactgttataaacaaaaaaaaatttttaatattctgtttTGGTATAATGAATTAAATCCCTAGGCTCCCCTAAGTTGGTTCTACATCGAAAGTCTGTCTATTGGACTCAACTTAGCCCTCAACCAAAACGATCTAGATTGGAAGATTACAAGACTAGACTATTTACTCAAACTGATTTACTCCCAAGTTTTGATTCGGTTTAAGTTCAAAGTTTACTTTATTTGAACATACAAACTTCAAACATCCTCATTTTACGAGCATTGATTCCTAAAGTGTGAGATTTGAGTTTAGAataacttgtaaaaaaaaattcgctgCAATTATTTTTGCAAGGAGGATTATTTACTAGCGTAGGTTCTCGAAAAATAGTTCGTCAGTTTTTCCTCTCCTATGTTGTTTCCGGTGGCAATGAACTTTCAAACTACACAAAAGATTTAATGTAGTTAGAAGCGGAAATTTTGTACTCAGAACGTACATCCCCCCCCCCCTTTATATCCAGATTCCCATAGATAAAACCGAGATTATTTTAATGGAATgagattattttgtaattttggcccaaaaattCAACAATTGGATCATTttgttagtatttttaaaaatatcttcagAATTGCTACGAATGAAAGTTTTTCTTGCAGGATTTTAGTCGATGTCATAAAAATCACTCtcccaatcattaaatgaacccaatttttaCAGATTTTAGATCAAACTCACTGTATTTATTGGAACTGGTCGTTCAATCGCAATCAACTAGATTTTCATGTCTTTGGATTATTTAGGATAATTAGGGCTCACAATACGTATAAAAATCGACGTAGTCCTTTGACGataaaattagtgtttttcgAGATATGTCTCCAATTATTCCGAGTATAGGTTTTACTTACAAGATTTAAGGTAAAACATTATTCACTCAATCGTTTAATGAACccgattttcattatttttgcatcAAAATTAAATCTACCAAGATTCGtcaaaattccaaaacaaaaatatttttatgattttctttttattttcaaaacagtaCTCCTCTAACCCCCGCCTACACTCTCGTAGATTATAGTCGCCAAAGTTAGCTGAAGTGAAGCATTCACTACCACAATGATCGTCTTACTTCGAAAGTACTTATCTCATTGCCATGGCTGACATCGAAATGGCAACTGCTGCGGCGATATAACTCTCTGTGTGTATAGCTagtaaaattatctatatttttattacaataaaataaaataatttttttcataatttaaaagcaaacaattattttgtttgttgaaaAAACATAACCGTTATAAAAAACACAACGTTTTATATAAGCTACAATAGTTACTGAATTACAAAAGTAATCACGAGAATGTGGAAATGAAACTCATCTGTACTCGCCTGAGTCTCAAATATTCTCCAAAAACCCACTGTTTTAAGTAAGCTATTTATTTACGACCgctattcatttattttttgtttttgaatatttttgatacattgacaaatttttactgtcaaattattaaattgaattattcctgaatataaaataagtaacaaaaaaaatgtcttcGTACATGATTTTTAAGGTAAGTATAGCattcgaaaacaaatttaagTGCTTcacacttaattaaaatttttctttctcaaAAAAAGCATAATAGAAACAACTACCGAAGCAACGGCAGCAACGATAAACACCTCAACAACAATCGTAACAAAcgtctaaataataataatcgtattCAACCATATTCAAGACATATAAACTTAGCAATGGATTCTACAACACCGTTTAACCATTATTACTGCAATAGacgacaaaaatcgaaaaatgaacACGATAGAAGAATCGGTGGAGGTCCAATAACAAACAAAACTGAATATCATGATGATAATGAACgggaaaattcaaattatagtgTAAAAGCATTCTCATCGAAACGTTTTAAAAGTGTATCACCAATAAATTCGTGGTGCAGTTACGCAGATTTTGAAGTTAATCAAAGAATAAGTGAATCAATTCGAATTAGAAATGATGAGGAATTAAGTGAATCGTCATCGGTCCAATGTCTTGATTCTATCCATGGGTAAATATCTATAGAAACAAAGTGTAAAATTACACCGACCAATGTCGGATTTAACCTTGTTGAGGCATAGTACACGAAATTTTGGGAATCAATGAGTGTGTTCTATCGAAATATCATACGATAACATTTTATTAGTTTGGGAAAATTCGTATCTCATGTTTAGTTTGAGATATCCTAATTGTAAGAGAGCCTTTGTTCTGTCGTCCTGTAAACTTAATTTTTCGATGCCTTAGCTGACCCTCGACCCTCGGTACGCCCAtctatatctcgaaaatatCTTTTCAGAtttgacgtttaaaaataaaatctattctCTTTTAGAATCGTATTATGTaccatattcaaaaaatttccacCAAACGAGCAAATCAGTTTGTGAGTTTTTAATCCCATTCTTGGCACATTTCCGAGGAATTTCTAATTAATGATACATAGGTAGAATATTACTACCATAATTACGATTTCCGGAAGATGCTTTATAATTTCTTGTCTTATTATGCCGAAAGATGActcccaatttaaaaaaaataatatatttgaatttgaattttgcttATATCTAACAGATCGAGGACCGTAATTGACTTGATATCAGTTGGAAATAATGAAGAAATTTCAACagatgattttaaattaaaatctactGAGGAAGATTTTAATGATAAGTCGTCATCGCCAAACCAAGAAAAAGATAAAGGtatgtattttacaaatttaaataggatttaaaaaaagtaaacccCTAAAAAATTACAGTGATAAATTTAACTTTGATCTTCAAGTGTACGGAACGCCTCAAAGTCTGAAATCTTTTTGAATTGTAGGCAATTTACTAATGACTCCAATGTCTAAGATAAAGTATAAATTCTTTGTTCGAAACTTCGTTTTCAAAATTGAACAGATCTCGACAACCGAATAACAATGAGAATCGTTTATTAAATCGTTAAAACAACCTGTTACGAATAGTTTTCGAGGTATAATATCTTCCTAAAAGGTTTCATACTTCGGAAATAGATTACTTCATTACTTCATCGATCCACGTAcggaaaatcaaaaataatacttacgcgaatgcaaataaatttacacTTGGGTGGGTCGGAACATTTTCTGTTTGAAAGATCTTTGTATTtgtctattaaattaaaaataagaatttcgaaaattgataaatttaattttccctTTTGTTATCATAGATTTAATTAATgccaaaaatgaattgaaaaagttcgacgacattctatcaaaatatcaaatgaATCTAAACAAGATATCGGAAACTCCATTGAGTTACGAAGATCATAAAATTATCGaagaatatttaaacataataatatcaatGGAAGAAGATTCTCGAATTAAAGAAATTCGATGAAGTAATAGTGAgccaattcaaattttttctattaaaaataaaaaaatgatacacaCT
This genomic interval from Chrysoperla carnea chromosome 1, inChrCarn1.1, whole genome shotgun sequence contains the following:
- the LOC123305960 gene encoding probable serine/threonine-protein kinase clkA, which codes for MSSYMIFKHNRNNYRSNGSNDKHLNNNRNKRLNNNNRIQPYSRHINLAMDSTTPFNHYYCNRRQKSKNEHDRRIGGGPITNKTEYHDDNERENSNYSVKAFSSKRFKSVSPINSWCSYADFEVNQRISESIRIRNDEELSESSSVQCLDSIHGSRTVIDLISVGNNEEISTDDFKLKSTEEDFNDKSSSPNQEKDKDLINAKNELKKFDDILSKYQMNLNKISETPLSYEDHKIIEEYLNIIISMEEDSRIKEIR